ACTGTGGCACAACCTACTTCTTCTAACCGCTTGGCTAACATAGGATCAGCATTAATATAAGGCAATACAGCAAAACCTTCTTTTACCAACTGTTCCGCGGCTTGCAAAGTGCCAATGGGATCAGGTAGTAAATACTTGGCATCAGGTATAACTTCCAACTTGACAAAATTATTATCTTCCTGTCCTAATAACTTAGCCATTTCTCGTCCCAACCGTGCCACCCGAATAGCTTCCTCCGCAGTTTGACAGCCAGCAGTATTGGGTAACATCCAGATTTTACTCCAATCCAAGGCTTCGGCTAAACCTTCATGTCCTGGGGCGTTAGTTTGTACCCGTCGCACAGCCACCGTGACAATTTGACAACCGCTTGCAGTGACACTTTGCTGCATTTCTTGGATATTACGATATTTACCTGTTCCCGTCATTAACCGAGATTTAAAGCTTTTTCCCGCAATAATTAATGGTGAATCGGGAACAATTAAATCTGATATTTCTGGGTTACGGTGTCCGTTAGTAGCAGGAGTTGCGTGAATTAACATCGGTGTAGTAGTAGATGACACAGTAGAAAAGCGAGAATAATGAAAATTAGCTAAAAGAGGATCTGCTTTTTGTTCACAAATCAAATCAGCAATTAATGTGGCTGTAATTGGTGCAAGTAAAATCCCATTGCGGTGATGACCAGTCGCAAAAGTTAAATTATCACAATCACTATGACCCAAAATAGGTAATTCATCGGGGGTAGCGGGACGAAATCCCCACCACAGTTCTTGAATAGGATAATTTTCTAATTGCGGATATAGGCGAATGGCTGATTGTAGTAAATTTTGAATTCCCCCAGGGGTATTATCGGCAGTAAATCCTACATCTTCACTAGTTGCACCAATAATGATAGAGCGATTCCTTCGAGGAACAATGTAAATATTTTCACCAAATAACACCCTAGTTAAGGGTAATTCAGTCAGAAAATCTGGGACTCGCAAACTCAGCATTTGTCCTTTGCGGGGACGCACTGGTAAAGGTAACAACTGATTTACCCAAGCACCGGCAGTTAAAAGATAATGGTCAGCGCGAAATAAACCAGTATTAGTTTGTACACCAATAACTTTTCCC
The DNA window shown above is from Anabaena sp. WA102 and carries:
- the thiO gene encoding glycine oxidase ThiO, with product MTNDVLIIGGGIIGLACGVELRLRGANVTVLCRDFTAAASHAAAGMLAPDAENIPNEAMLDLCRRSRNLYLDWTQKLAELTTGKDLNNTGYWSCGILAPVYQQPKDTGDKTACWLDQDAINQYQPGLGADVVGGWWYPEDGQVDNRALIKVLRTAADSLGVVFQDGITVAAISQQQGKVIGVQTNTGLFRADHYLLTAGAWVNQLLPLPVRPRKGQMLSLRVPDFLTELPLTRVLFGENIYIVPRRNRSIIIGATSEDVGFTADNTPGGIQNLLQSAIRLYPQLENYPIQELWWGFRPATPDELPILGHSDCDNLTFATGHHRNGILLAPITATLIADLICEQKADPLLANFHYSRFSTVSSTTTPMLIHATPATNGHRNPEISDLIVPDSPLIIAGKSFKSRLMTGTGKYRNIQEMQQSVTASGCQIVTVAVRRVQTNAPGHEGLAEALDWSKIWMLPNTAGCQTAEEAIRVARLGREMAKLLGQEDNNFVKLEVIPDAKYLLPDPIGTLQAAEQLVKEGFAVLPYINADPMLAKRLEEVGCATVMPLAAPIGSGQGLKTTANIQIIIENANIPVVVDAGIGAPSEAAEAMELGADALLINSAIALAENAPAMAYAMNLATVAGRMAYLAGRMPMKNYASASSPLTGTITG